A part of Paenarthrobacter sp. A20 genomic DNA contains:
- a CDS encoding CPBP family intramembrane glutamic endopeptidase has protein sequence MRIAPKVWIGLAIWIGYVVVVTAIQLLSGIPYPELSASASNVWRAIVVSLSIGSILLAATAWWLGWWKPALRDRHRAPHKWPIIAPLVLLLAALVNFAGTDWSKFDAGFLLALLTFGVLVGFAEEFSTRGLVLVALRSKLGEGWVWFLSSLMFGLMHAVNFFAGQALSPTLTQVVLTFALGTGFYILRRTTGTLLWAMALHAIWDISTFTVAYAPTELAGLAGPIQYLSAILAVAFVYWAIKGANERTAVTTPDPALR, from the coding sequence ATGCGGATAGCACCCAAGGTTTGGATCGGCCTCGCTATTTGGATCGGCTACGTGGTGGTCGTGACCGCCATCCAACTACTCTCCGGCATCCCCTATCCAGAGCTCAGTGCCAGCGCCTCAAACGTATGGCGGGCCATCGTGGTCTCCCTCAGCATCGGGAGCATACTACTGGCCGCCACCGCGTGGTGGCTTGGCTGGTGGAAACCAGCCCTGCGCGATCGCCATCGCGCGCCCCACAAATGGCCAATCATTGCCCCTCTAGTGCTCCTGCTGGCCGCACTCGTGAATTTTGCCGGCACCGATTGGTCCAAGTTCGACGCCGGATTCCTCCTCGCGCTACTCACATTCGGTGTCCTGGTCGGCTTCGCCGAGGAATTCAGCACCCGTGGCCTGGTGCTCGTCGCCCTGCGCTCAAAGCTCGGCGAAGGATGGGTATGGTTCCTCTCCAGCCTGATGTTCGGGCTAATGCACGCCGTCAACTTCTTCGCCGGACAGGCACTGTCGCCAACATTGACCCAAGTCGTCCTGACGTTCGCGCTGGGAACCGGGTTCTACATCCTGCGACGCACCACCGGCACCCTGCTCTGGGCCATGGCCCTGCACGCAATCTGGGACATCTCCACCTTCACCGTCGCCTACGCACCCACCGAATTGGCTGGCCTGGCCGGCCCGATCCAATACCTCAGCGCAATCCTCGCCGTCGCGTTCGTTTACTGGGCGATCAAGGGAGCCAACGAACGGACCGCTGTCACCACCCCAGACCCAGCCCTCAGATAG
- a CDS encoding carboxypeptidase regulatory-like domain-containing protein, which yields MRGISRGRFRLALTLLAALILGALPAGFASPAFAAATGSISGTVTVPEGFDVTKITVQTLSPSYSYAQVQANGTFTLTGLEAGQYKVSFSTFAAPELTSTWYGGRKESQATVIPVAAGAVVTGINQTLTIGGKISGKVTVPAGVDVTKVSVNANAGLPANPAADGTYTVIGLPTGTHEVGFSYSPEPSPVLRTSYSTSPGGAATPVNVTEGATTSGIDQTLKPAAMISGKLSVPAGAAAYNGQVMVEAGPDFALNDFAGSAFLSSDNLGNFTIGGLKAGTYKLHYRAFNDTWANMWHKGVADPAKSPWITVTDGQKLTGIHDSAVAAATISGSVAGAPAPGPSMSGPGMGITAVTADGTVASSTVMETSQTTYSLKNLLPGSYKVGFNRTKGYWTTYEGQLYKDLPESGGAANATPVTVAAGQTAENINATVRVGGTLTGKVLGANGAPLSEVPIRVYTKDGSFTTRPGRTAADGTFKVTGLTTGFYFVVAEPEGLGPIFSGNVLAEANARSVATAVGQNTDIGTLSYATATQGTRGFDDVPLGAQFQDEIQWLADKGISTGWEANGSRTYQPLSPVNRDAMAAFMYRLAGKPAFTAPAVTPFKDLPVGTQFYKEITWLADKGISTGWVEADKSKTYRPLQAVNRDAMAAFMYRLAGEPEFTAPKVSPFVDVPVGAQFYKEITWLAAQGISTGWAEAGNTKSFRPLQPVNRDAMAAFMFRYNTKFGAN from the coding sequence ATGAGGGGTATTTCTCGCGGCCGTTTTCGGCTCGCTCTCACACTGTTAGCAGCACTTATTCTGGGCGCATTGCCCGCTGGGTTTGCGTCCCCGGCGTTTGCAGCGGCCACGGGAAGTATTTCCGGAACGGTCACGGTGCCCGAGGGCTTTGACGTAACGAAAATTACGGTGCAAACACTTAGCCCGTCGTACAGCTATGCCCAAGTCCAAGCCAACGGCACCTTCACTCTCACCGGGCTCGAAGCCGGGCAGTACAAAGTCAGCTTTAGTACCTTTGCCGCGCCCGAACTCACCTCCACTTGGTATGGAGGTCGTAAGGAAAGCCAAGCGACCGTCATTCCCGTTGCGGCCGGTGCAGTGGTGACCGGGATCAACCAGACCCTGACCATCGGCGGCAAGATCTCAGGAAAGGTCACCGTACCTGCCGGCGTGGACGTGACCAAGGTCAGCGTTAACGCAAATGCCGGATTGCCCGCCAATCCAGCAGCAGACGGCACATACACAGTCATCGGGTTGCCTACCGGCACACATGAAGTGGGCTTCAGCTACTCTCCTGAGCCCTCGCCCGTTTTGCGCACGTCGTATTCGACGTCTCCGGGCGGCGCAGCGACACCGGTGAACGTTACAGAGGGTGCCACCACCAGCGGCATCGATCAAACGCTGAAACCGGCCGCAATGATCTCTGGAAAGCTCTCGGTTCCGGCTGGTGCTGCTGCCTACAACGGCCAGGTCATGGTGGAGGCCGGCCCGGACTTTGCCCTGAACGATTTCGCAGGATCAGCGTTCCTCAGCTCGGATAACTTGGGTAACTTCACGATTGGTGGTCTCAAGGCTGGCACGTACAAGCTCCATTACCGCGCTTTTAACGACACGTGGGCCAACATGTGGCACAAGGGGGTTGCTGACCCTGCCAAGTCGCCCTGGATCACCGTGACCGACGGCCAAAAGCTCACTGGAATCCACGACTCCGCTGTTGCAGCTGCCACTATCTCTGGTTCCGTCGCCGGGGCACCCGCGCCGGGCCCGTCGATGAGTGGCCCGGGGATGGGCATCACAGCGGTGACTGCGGACGGTACGGTGGCTTCTTCCACAGTCATGGAAACGTCGCAGACCACCTACTCCCTCAAGAACCTGCTGCCCGGTTCCTACAAGGTCGGGTTCAACCGCACCAAGGGGTACTGGACCACCTACGAGGGCCAGCTGTACAAGGACCTCCCGGAATCCGGGGGTGCCGCCAATGCCACGCCAGTGACGGTTGCTGCCGGGCAGACCGCTGAGAACATCAATGCAACCGTTCGCGTGGGCGGAACGCTGACGGGCAAGGTCCTCGGCGCCAACGGCGCTCCTTTGAGCGAGGTGCCGATCCGTGTCTACACCAAGGATGGGTCCTTCACTACTCGTCCGGGAAGGACAGCGGCTGACGGAACTTTTAAGGTTACCGGCCTGACCACGGGGTTCTACTTCGTAGTAGCTGAGCCTGAAGGCCTGGGGCCGATTTTCTCGGGGAATGTTCTTGCTGAGGCCAATGCCAGGTCGGTTGCGACCGCAGTGGGTCAGAACACGGATATTGGGACGTTGAGTTATGCCACGGCTACTCAAGGTACTCGTGGCTTTGATGACGTTCCGTTGGGGGCGCAGTTCCAGGATGAGATCCAGTGGTTGGCGGACAAGGGTATTTCCACGGGGTGGGAGGCGAATGGGTCCAGGACGTATCAGCCGTTGTCTCCGGTGAACCGTGATGCGATGGCTGCGTTCATGTACCGGTTGGCTGGCAAGCCTGCTTTCACGGCTCCTGCGGTGACTCCGTTCAAGGATCTTCCTGTTGGTACGCAGTTCTATAAAGAGATCACCTGGCTTGCCGATAAGGGGATCTCGACGGGGTGGGTCGAGGCTGACAAGTCCAAGACGTATCGTCCGTTGCAGGCGGTGAACCGTGATGCGATGGCGGCGTTCATGTACCGGCTGGCGGGGGAGCCTGAGTTCACGGCGCCGAAGGTTTCGCCGTTTGTTGATGTTCCGGTGGGTGCGCAGTTCTACAAGGAGATCACCTGGCTCGCGGCGCAGGGGATCTCCACGGGCTGGGCCGAGGCGGGCAACACTAAGTCGTTCCGTCCGTTGCAGCCGGTGAACCGTGACGCGATGGCAGCTTTCATGTTCCGCTACAACACCAAATTCGGCGCCAACTAG
- the paaZ gene encoding phenylacetic acid degradation bifunctional protein PaaZ: MTTTAVAPETTAVATVPSYVQDAWWTPAPDAKKVPVRDASTGEVLANVSTDGLDLAAVVNYARTTGQAELGKLTFHQRALKLKELAQYLNGRRQELYESSSQSGATKIDNMIDIDGGIGVLFTFGSKGRRELPNSQVVVDGPMEVLSKDGSFAGEHIYTRIPGVAVQINAFNFPVWGMLEKFAPAFLAGVPTIVKPATPTGYVAAAAVKAIVESGILPAGSLQLISGSARTILDELDYRDLVSFTGSASTANSLKSHSNVVQGGVRFTSETDSLNAAILGPDAVPGTPEFDAFVKAVVTEMTVKAGQKCTAIRRIIVPQQLTAEVAAAVGARINERVVVGDPRADGVTMGALASLEQLADVRAAVQSMLDAGGELAYGSLDTPSVTSVGGEVGVVADGAFMSPVLLSWADAETEEVHSLEAFGPVSSVIGYTDLADAIRLAARGSGSLVASVCTNDPAVARELVTGIAAHHGRVHMLNREDARSSTGHGSPVPHLVHGGPGRAGGGEELGGIRSVLHHMQRTAIQGSPNMLTAVTGQWHTGADRNFTVETEGEHPFRKHLSTLRIGDAVRSELREVKLEDITAFANSTGDTFYAHTNQEAAEANPFFPGIVAHGYLLLSWAAGLFVEPAPGPVLANYGLENLRFITPVAAGDSIRVTLTAKKITPRETDEYGEVAWDAVLTNQNDEIVATYDVLTLVEK; encoded by the coding sequence ATGACCACTACCGCAGTCGCCCCGGAAACCACAGCCGTTGCAACCGTCCCCAGTTACGTTCAGGATGCCTGGTGGACCCCGGCGCCAGACGCCAAGAAGGTCCCGGTTCGCGATGCCAGCACCGGAGAAGTCCTGGCCAACGTGAGCACCGACGGACTGGACCTTGCCGCCGTCGTAAATTACGCCCGCACCACAGGCCAGGCCGAACTCGGGAAACTGACGTTCCACCAGCGCGCCCTCAAGCTCAAGGAGCTTGCCCAGTACCTCAACGGCCGGCGCCAGGAGCTCTATGAGTCCTCGTCGCAGAGCGGTGCCACCAAGATCGACAACATGATCGACATCGACGGCGGCATCGGCGTGCTCTTCACGTTCGGATCCAAGGGCCGCCGTGAACTGCCCAACTCGCAGGTTGTGGTGGACGGCCCCATGGAGGTGCTGTCCAAGGATGGCTCCTTCGCCGGCGAGCACATCTACACCCGCATTCCCGGCGTCGCGGTGCAGATCAACGCCTTCAACTTCCCCGTGTGGGGCATGTTGGAGAAGTTTGCTCCCGCATTCCTTGCCGGCGTTCCCACCATCGTGAAGCCCGCAACGCCCACTGGTTACGTGGCCGCCGCTGCGGTCAAGGCAATAGTCGAATCGGGTATCCTCCCGGCCGGTTCCCTGCAGCTCATCTCCGGTTCGGCCCGGACCATCCTGGACGAGCTCGACTACCGCGACCTCGTGTCCTTCACGGGCTCGGCATCAACCGCCAACTCGCTGAAGAGCCACAGCAATGTTGTTCAGGGCGGCGTCCGCTTTACCTCTGAAACCGACTCCCTGAACGCCGCCATCCTCGGCCCTGATGCCGTTCCGGGCACGCCAGAGTTCGACGCCTTCGTCAAGGCAGTGGTCACCGAAATGACTGTCAAGGCGGGCCAGAAGTGCACCGCCATCCGCCGCATCATCGTGCCGCAGCAGCTCACCGCTGAGGTTGCTGCCGCCGTCGGCGCCCGCATCAACGAGCGCGTCGTCGTCGGTGACCCCCGTGCAGACGGCGTCACCATGGGCGCCCTGGCTTCGCTGGAGCAGCTCGCCGACGTCCGCGCTGCTGTGCAATCCATGCTCGACGCCGGTGGCGAGCTTGCGTACGGATCTCTCGATACGCCGTCGGTCACCTCAGTTGGCGGCGAAGTGGGGGTCGTGGCGGACGGTGCCTTCATGTCTCCCGTGCTCCTAAGCTGGGCCGATGCTGAGACCGAAGAAGTCCACTCGCTGGAAGCATTCGGACCCGTATCGTCAGTCATTGGCTATACGGACCTTGCCGACGCTATCCGTCTTGCGGCCCGCGGCTCCGGCTCCCTGGTGGCCTCCGTGTGCACCAACGATCCTGCTGTAGCCCGCGAGCTGGTCACCGGCATCGCAGCCCACCACGGACGCGTCCATATGCTCAACCGTGAAGATGCGCGCTCGTCCACCGGTCACGGCTCACCTGTCCCGCACCTGGTCCATGGTGGTCCCGGCCGCGCAGGTGGCGGCGAGGAACTGGGCGGCATCCGCTCCGTCCTGCACCACATGCAGCGCACCGCCATCCAGGGCTCCCCCAACATGCTCACTGCTGTTACCGGCCAGTGGCACACCGGAGCCGACCGCAACTTCACGGTGGAAACCGAGGGGGAGCACCCGTTCCGTAAGCACCTCTCAACCTTGCGCATCGGCGATGCCGTGCGTTCTGAACTCCGTGAGGTCAAGCTCGAGGACATCACTGCCTTTGCGAACTCCACGGGCGACACCTTCTACGCGCACACCAACCAGGAAGCCGCCGAAGCCAACCCGTTCTTCCCCGGCATCGTGGCCCACGGCTACCTGCTGTTGAGCTGGGCTGCCGGACTGTTTGTCGAGCCCGCACCGGGTCCCGTCCTGGCCAACTACGGCCTGGAGAACCTGCGCTTCATCACGCCCGTTGCGGCCGGCGACTCCATCCGTGTCACCTTGACGGCCAAGAAGATCACCCCGCGCGAGACTGATGAATACGGCGAAGTTGCCTGGGACGCCGTCCTGACCAACCAGAACGACGAAATCGTAGCCACCTACGACGTCCTGACGCTCGTGGAGAAGTAA
- a CDS encoding TetR/AcrR family transcriptional regulator: MPTETTTKRGRPGYDQQSVLRIAVDVFNRHGYDATSMGILAENLGISKSAIYHHVPSKGDLLKLALDHALGGLEAILEEPSASTGPADARLEFVLRQTIAVLVDRLPFVTLLLRLRGNTEIERDALERRRAFDHKVAALISAAREDGSLRQDIDPRTVTRLLFGTINSIVEWYKPGGSLSPEKLADDVITMAFDGLHTAA; encoded by the coding sequence ATGCCTACTGAGACCACCACCAAGCGCGGACGGCCCGGTTACGACCAGCAGTCGGTGCTCCGCATCGCCGTCGACGTCTTCAACCGCCACGGGTACGACGCTACGTCCATGGGCATCCTGGCCGAGAACCTCGGGATCTCAAAATCGGCCATCTACCACCACGTGCCGTCCAAGGGCGATCTCCTGAAGCTCGCCCTTGACCACGCGTTGGGCGGTTTGGAGGCCATCCTGGAGGAGCCATCTGCCAGCACCGGCCCCGCCGACGCACGGCTTGAGTTCGTGCTCCGGCAGACCATCGCGGTGCTGGTGGACCGGCTGCCCTTCGTAACCCTGCTGCTGCGTCTACGCGGCAACACGGAGATCGAGCGGGACGCACTGGAACGCCGCCGCGCTTTCGACCACAAGGTAGCTGCCCTGATTTCCGCGGCCCGGGAAGATGGTTCGCTGCGCCAGGACATCGATCCCCGCACGGTCACGCGCCTGCTGTTCGGCACCATCAACTCGATCGTGGAGTGGTACAAGCCGGGCGGCTCGCTGTCCCCCGAGAAGCTCGCCGATGACGTCATCACCATGGCCTTCGACGGGCTCCACACAGCCGCCTGA
- a CDS encoding enoyl-CoA hydratase/isomerase family protein, whose translation MALNPKDFSTLLIEEREDRLTVLLNRPEVRNAIDQKMVDELHLVCAELERSPKVLIIAGTEGVFASGADIGQLRERRRDDALQGINSTIFVRIAKLPMPVIAALDGYCLGGGAELAYAADFRIGTPSVRIGNPETGLGILAAAGASWRLKELVGEPKAKEILLAGAVLRAEEALRISLITEIHEAPELMDAAHKLADRIGRQDPLAVRITKSVFHAPAEAHPLIDTLAQGILFESQAKFDRMQAFLDKKSVKAQQDTEAPTQDRTQK comes from the coding sequence ATGGCACTGAACCCGAAAGACTTCAGCACGCTGCTCATCGAGGAACGCGAAGACCGCCTCACCGTTCTCCTGAACCGCCCCGAGGTCCGCAATGCGATTGACCAGAAAATGGTGGACGAGCTCCACCTGGTCTGCGCTGAACTGGAGCGGAGCCCCAAGGTACTGATCATCGCCGGAACCGAGGGCGTGTTTGCCTCCGGTGCCGATATTGGCCAGTTGCGGGAACGCCGTCGGGATGACGCCTTACAGGGGATCAACTCCACCATCTTTGTCCGGATCGCCAAGCTTCCCATGCCCGTCATCGCGGCCTTGGACGGATATTGCCTGGGTGGGGGCGCTGAACTCGCCTACGCGGCGGACTTCCGCATCGGAACTCCGAGCGTCAGGATTGGAAACCCGGAAACCGGCCTGGGAATCCTGGCCGCGGCCGGTGCCAGCTGGCGACTGAAGGAGCTTGTCGGCGAGCCGAAGGCCAAGGAGATTCTCTTGGCCGGAGCCGTGCTGCGGGCTGAAGAAGCACTGCGGATCAGCCTCATCACGGAAATCCATGAGGCCCCGGAATTGATGGATGCCGCCCACAAGCTGGCGGACCGGATCGGACGTCAGGACCCCTTGGCGGTCCGGATTACCAAGTCGGTGTTCCACGCCCCGGCTGAAGCCCACCCGCTGATTGATACCCTCGCCCAGGGAATCCTCTTTGAATCCCAGGCCAAGTTTGATCGCATGCAGGCCTTCCTCGATAAGAAATCGGTAAAAGCCCAGCAAGACACTGAAGCGCCCACGCAAGACAGGACCCAGAAATGA
- a CDS encoding CPBP family intramembrane glutamic endopeptidase codes for MTASLAFSILTYLLALGLGGFAVIHYARKRKPVLRSLGLTLNRWLPIDIAVGLAITFVAIGLVFVVELLLGVVAVQPGTLTWSSFASEVLVPLIQAAALEEFLFRVLLLSGVAILLSRLTHGRWIAVLLTAALFGAGHLGNDGATAVSAFGTGLGGVIYAVAFLATRSVWLPFGLHLGWNMAQGLFGFPISGNIVPGWFSTASTGPELLNGGAYGPEGGIPGMLARVLIIAMVFAYVKTRWPDGSIATLRFAPAPEKRSAVLQPTT; via the coding sequence ATGACCGCGTCACTGGCGTTCAGCATCCTCACCTATCTTCTCGCTTTGGGACTGGGCGGCTTCGCAGTCATCCACTACGCCCGCAAACGTAAACCGGTGCTGCGCAGCTTGGGGTTGACCCTCAATCGATGGCTGCCGATCGACATCGCCGTTGGGCTTGCGATCACGTTCGTTGCGATCGGGCTGGTCTTCGTCGTCGAACTCCTCCTGGGTGTAGTCGCGGTCCAGCCGGGAACGCTCACCTGGTCCTCGTTCGCCAGCGAAGTGCTGGTCCCGCTGATTCAGGCCGCGGCCCTGGAAGAGTTCCTCTTCCGCGTCCTTCTCCTCAGCGGCGTGGCCATCCTGCTCTCGCGACTGACACACGGTCGGTGGATCGCTGTGCTCCTGACTGCAGCGCTCTTCGGGGCCGGCCACTTGGGCAACGACGGTGCCACAGCGGTCTCTGCCTTCGGCACAGGCCTTGGCGGCGTGATCTACGCCGTTGCGTTCCTCGCAACCCGCAGCGTGTGGTTGCCGTTCGGCCTTCACCTCGGCTGGAACATGGCCCAGGGGCTGTTCGGCTTCCCGATCAGCGGCAACATCGTTCCCGGATGGTTTTCGACAGCCTCTACCGGCCCCGAACTTCTCAACGGCGGCGCTTACGGCCCCGAAGGCGGCATCCCCGGAATGCTGGCCCGCGTGTTGATCATCGCCATGGTGTTCGCCTACGTGAAGACCCGCTGGCCGGACGGCAGTATCGCCACCCTGCGGTTCGCGCCAGCCCCGGAGAAACGCAGCGCCGTTCTCCAACCAACAACCTGA
- a CDS encoding tyrosine-protein phosphatase — protein sequence MDGTTSAHHAVRWDGAVNAWHVAGDVYRMGRHEWLTGTGWQQMYDDGVRTVIDLRASRERRQRDTDPKVPDHVKARIDVVHCPTEDPDHSGFSELFGPYLKDPAQYGDYLQLFGEKIAAVFKAIAASPGKVVVHCSAGRDRSGVIALLLQQLADIDQEEIVRGYELAARGINERHRTHGAPHAHDPYLSGDDLEAMLAQRRASLRDFLGSIDAVTFLTTNGVTEVQIAAVRAKLGSGLPGAANMQD from the coding sequence ATGGATGGGACAACCTCAGCTCACCACGCTGTTCGGTGGGATGGCGCCGTCAACGCCTGGCACGTTGCCGGAGACGTGTACCGGATGGGTCGGCACGAATGGCTCACCGGGACGGGTTGGCAGCAGATGTACGACGACGGCGTCCGCACCGTGATCGATCTCCGTGCCTCCCGCGAACGTCGCCAACGCGATACCGATCCCAAGGTGCCGGACCACGTGAAGGCCCGTATCGACGTCGTCCATTGCCCAACAGAGGATCCTGACCATAGCGGCTTCAGTGAACTGTTTGGCCCCTATCTAAAGGACCCTGCGCAGTACGGTGACTATTTGCAGCTTTTCGGGGAGAAAATTGCCGCGGTGTTCAAAGCCATCGCCGCGTCCCCGGGAAAGGTGGTTGTTCACTGCTCGGCGGGCAGGGACCGCAGTGGTGTGATCGCCCTGCTCCTCCAGCAGCTGGCGGACATCGACCAAGAGGAGATCGTGCGCGGCTACGAGCTCGCTGCCCGCGGGATCAACGAGCGACACCGCACACATGGGGCGCCTCACGCGCACGACCCGTACCTTTCCGGCGACGACCTTGAGGCAATGCTGGCGCAGCGTCGGGCGAGCCTTCGGGACTTCCTTGGTTCGATCGACGCGGTGACTTTCCTGACGACCAACGGCGTCACTGAGGTTCAGATCGCGGCGGTTCGGGCAAAGCTGGGCTCCGGGCTTCCGGGCGCTGCTAACATGCAGGATTGA
- a CDS encoding 3-hydroxyacyl-CoA dehydrogenase family protein, whose product MTAVPAIPHVVGVLGGGRMGAGIAHAFLTKGATVIVVERDHEAAAGAQGRVAEAVAKSAARGTLSEAPEAAMARFSTSTDYESFIHCGLVVEAVPEDYQLKVTALKAVEEHLSADAFLASNTSSLSVTGLANELRRPANFVGLHFFNPVPASTLIEVVLAKETSPELAVAAKSWTEALGKTAVVVNDAPGFASSRLGVAIALEAMRMVEEGVASAEDIDAAMVLGYKHPTGPLKTTDIVGLDVRLGIAEYLHSTLGDRFAPPQILRDKVARGELGRKTGKGFFDWND is encoded by the coding sequence ATGACAGCAGTTCCCGCCATCCCGCACGTCGTCGGAGTCTTGGGCGGTGGCCGGATGGGTGCCGGCATCGCGCACGCTTTCCTCACCAAGGGTGCCACCGTGATCGTGGTGGAGCGTGATCACGAGGCGGCTGCCGGAGCGCAAGGCCGCGTAGCCGAGGCGGTTGCCAAGTCTGCAGCCCGTGGAACCTTGAGCGAGGCCCCCGAAGCAGCCATGGCCCGCTTCAGCACCTCCACGGATTACGAGTCGTTCATCCACTGTGGCCTTGTGGTGGAAGCCGTGCCTGAGGACTACCAACTCAAAGTCACCGCTCTGAAAGCCGTTGAAGAGCACCTTTCAGCGGATGCTTTCCTGGCATCCAACACCTCTTCCTTGTCAGTCACCGGACTCGCCAACGAACTCCGCCGGCCCGCCAACTTCGTTGGCCTGCACTTCTTCAACCCGGTGCCCGCCTCTACCCTCATTGAGGTGGTGCTGGCCAAGGAAACGTCTCCCGAACTCGCTGTTGCGGCGAAAAGCTGGACCGAGGCACTTGGCAAGACCGCCGTCGTCGTCAATGACGCGCCCGGGTTCGCATCCTCCCGCCTGGGTGTGGCGATCGCCCTGGAGGCCATGCGCATGGTGGAAGAGGGCGTCGCGTCCGCGGAGGACATTGATGCCGCCATGGTCCTGGGCTACAAGCACCCCACAGGTCCGCTGAAGACCACCGACATTGTGGGCCTGGACGTCCGGCTTGGCATTGCGGAGTACCTGCACTCCACGCTCGGCGACCGTTTCGCTCCGCCGCAGATCCTCCGGGACAAAGTGGCCCGTGGCGAGCTCGGACGCAAGACAGGCAAGGGCTTCTTCGACTGGAACGACTGA
- a CDS encoding GNAT family N-acetyltransferase yields MTSIEPITLTGKFVTLEPLSPEHHDGLVDAARDGELWKLWYTSVPTPEGMAAEIDRRLDLQAKGSMLPFATRSTATGKLIGMTTYMNIDAVTPRVEIGSTWNAASAHGTGTNPDSKLLLLRHAFETLGCPAVEFRTHWLNQQSRDAIARLGAKQDGVLRNHSRSADGALRDTVVFSILDHEWPAVRNGLEFRLSKYAAEG; encoded by the coding sequence GTGACTTCAATCGAACCCATCACCCTGACTGGAAAATTCGTGACGCTTGAACCGCTGAGCCCGGAGCACCACGATGGGCTGGTGGACGCAGCCCGCGACGGCGAACTGTGGAAGCTCTGGTACACCTCAGTCCCGACGCCGGAGGGCATGGCCGCCGAGATCGACCGGCGCCTGGACCTGCAAGCCAAAGGTTCCATGCTGCCGTTTGCCACGCGGTCCACGGCGACGGGCAAGCTCATCGGCATGACGACGTACATGAACATCGACGCCGTAACGCCGCGCGTGGAGATCGGTTCGACGTGGAATGCTGCTTCGGCGCACGGCACGGGAACCAACCCGGATTCCAAGCTGTTGCTCCTTCGGCACGCCTTCGAAACACTGGGTTGCCCGGCCGTGGAATTCCGCACGCACTGGTTGAACCAACAGTCCCGTGACGCGATTGCCCGGCTCGGAGCGAAGCAGGACGGCGTGCTCCGGAACCACTCGCGCAGCGCCGACGGTGCGCTCCGCGACACTGTGGTGTTCTCCATCCTTGACCACGAATGGCCCGCGGTGCGCAACGGCCTCGAGTTCAGGCTGTCGAAATACGCCGCCGAGGGGTGA
- a CDS encoding glycosyltransferase family 2 protein, which produces MITLPERNGPAMNAGARVTIVTRTKNRPIFLARALDDIFAQTFRDFEVVIVNDGGDPVDVDRLTSQRPEAERERIITLHHAESVGMEAASNAGIKAGSGDFIVIHDDDDFWAPNFLESTVAYLDDPAHGAESGVMVRTEIVIEELVADRIEPIRREIFWADMQQITLADMLKINRAVPISFLYRRSLHDAVGYYNEDLPVVGDWEFHLRVLSHSRVGFLDGEPLAFWSQRPESEGHDGNSIFAKAAEHARYDALVRDEHLREGVAQGGLGTMLYLTQVLAEQEELIRAQQRRLDEAAAKLDHVLERLDALNQTIVVRTSVGEFLKKPLLLVKKLGGKG; this is translated from the coding sequence TTGATCACACTTCCCGAACGGAATGGACCAGCCATGAATGCCGGTGCCCGCGTCACCATCGTGACCCGTACCAAGAACCGCCCAATCTTCCTGGCACGGGCCCTGGACGACATTTTCGCCCAGACTTTCCGGGACTTCGAGGTGGTGATCGTGAACGACGGCGGCGACCCGGTCGACGTCGATCGCCTCACCTCCCAGCGGCCTGAAGCCGAGCGGGAACGCATCATCACGCTCCACCATGCCGAATCCGTAGGGATGGAGGCCGCCTCCAACGCGGGCATCAAAGCCGGCTCAGGCGACTTCATCGTGATCCACGACGACGATGATTTTTGGGCGCCGAACTTCCTGGAGAGCACGGTCGCCTACCTGGATGATCCTGCCCACGGAGCCGAGAGCGGCGTCATGGTCCGCACCGAGATCGTCATCGAAGAGCTCGTGGCAGACCGGATTGAGCCGATCCGCCGCGAGATCTTTTGGGCGGACATGCAGCAAATCACCCTTGCCGACATGCTGAAGATCAACCGGGCTGTCCCCATTTCCTTCCTGTACCGTCGCAGCCTCCACGACGCCGTGGGGTACTACAACGAAGACCTCCCTGTGGTGGGCGACTGGGAGTTCCACCTGCGGGTCCTCAGCCACTCGCGCGTTGGATTCCTCGACGGTGAACCCCTCGCGTTCTGGTCCCAGCGGCCTGAGTCCGAGGGGCATGACGGGAACAGTATCTTCGCCAAAGCCGCCGAGCACGCCCGCTACGATGCGTTGGTCCGCGATGAGCACCTTCGAGAGGGTGTTGCCCAGGGCGGGCTCGGCACCATGCTCTACCTGACGCAAGTCTTGGCCGAGCAGGAGGAGCTGATCCGTGCCCAGCAGCGTCGCCTCGACGAAGCCGCCGCCAAGCTCGACCACGTGCTGGAGCGGCTCGACGCCCTGAACCAGACCATCGTCGTCCGGACCAGCGTAGGGGAGTTCCTCAAAAAGCCGCTCCTGTTGGTGAAGAAGCTCGGGGGCAAGGGCTAA